In the Malaclemys terrapin pileata isolate rMalTer1 chromosome 12, rMalTer1.hap1, whole genome shotgun sequence genome, one interval contains:
- the LOC128846913 gene encoding transcription factor Sox-18A-like produces the protein MNRSEPSYCREEISQPRGGRSWGPTAAPAAEPGLAYQPTPGADSASSRTPSPEPGFGFRPGAAGGEPGALGSAPSRSPSPDPGYGYSPTSGKAEGKPGDDSRIRRPMNAFMVWAKDERKRLAQQNPDLHNAVLSKMLGQSWKALSASDKRPFVEEAERLRIQHLQDHPNYKYRPRRKKQAKKIKRMEPNILLHNLSQPCSDSFSMNHHSGSQSGHHQPPPLNHFRELHSMGSDIENYGLPTPEMSPLDVLEQTEPAFFPPHMQDDCSMIPFRGYHPHHQMEFPQEKPMGRDMALPYAQTPSHLADAMRTPHPSSMYYNQMCSGPQNVLSAHLGQLSPPPEAHHVDSVDHLNQTELWTDVDRNEFDQYLNMSRTRPETSGLPYHVSLSKVTPRSISCEESSLISALSDASSAVYYSPCITG, from the exons ATGAATAGATCTGAGCCTAGTTACTGCCGAGAGGAGATATCGCAACCCCGGGGCGGCCGTTCATGGGGCCCCACTGCGGCCCCCGCCGCTGAGCCCGGCCTCGCCTACCAGCCCACCCCGGGGGCAGACTCCGCTTCCAGCCGgacccccagccccgagcccggcTTTGGATTTCGCCCAGGCGCGGCGGGGGGAGAGCCAGGCGCGCTCGGGTCCGCGCCCAGCCGCTCGCCGAGCCCGGATCCCGGGTATGGATACAGCCCGACCTCGGGCAAAGCCGAGGGGAAGCCGGGGGACGACTCCCGGATCCGCCGCCCCATGAACGCCTTCATGGTCTGGGCCAAGGACGAGAGGAAGCGGCTGGCGCAGCAGAACCCGGACCTGCACAACGCGGTGCTGAGCAAGATGTTGG GCCAGTCATGGAAAGCCCTGAGCGCCAGCGACAAGCGCCCCTTCGTGGAGGAAGCGGAGAGGCTGCGAATTCAGCATCTGCAGGACCATCCCAACTACAAGTACCGCCCAAGGAGGAAGAAGCAAGCCAAGAAAATCAAGAGGATGGAACCCAATATCCTTCTCCACAACCTTTCCCAGCCGTGCAGTGACAGCTTCAGCATGAATCATCATAGTGGCAGCCAGTCTGGCCACCACCAGCCTCCCCCACTTAACCACTTCAGAGAACTCCACTCCATGGGGTCGGATATTGAAAACTATGGCTTGCCAACTCCCGAGATGTCTCCCTTGGATGTCTTGGAACAGACCGAGCCAGCGTTTTTCCCTCCTCACATGCAGGATGACTGCAGCATGATCCCCTTTAGAGGCTATCATCCCCATCACCAGATGGAGTTTCCCCAAGAGAAGCCCATGGGGCGGGACATGGCACTGCCCTATGCTCAGACCCCGTCACATTTGGCTGATGCTATGAGGACTCCCCATCCATCTAGCATGTACTACAACCAAATGTGCTCTGGACCGCAGAATGTCCTTTCTGCCCATCTGGGCCAGCTGTCACCCCCTCCTGAAGCCCATCACGTTGACAGTGTAGATCACTTAAATCAAACTGAGCTTTGGACAGATGTTGACCGCAATGAGTTTGACCAGTATTTGAACATGAGCAGGACTCGTCCTGAAACCTCAGGACTCCCTTACCATGTCTCCCTGTCCAAAGTGACTCCGAGAAGTATCTCCTGTGAGGAGAGCAGTTTGATATCTGCATTGTCTGATGCCAGCAGTGCTGTCTACTATAGTCCCTGCATCACAGGCTAG